From the Strix uralensis isolate ZFMK-TIS-50842 chromosome 33, bStrUra1, whole genome shotgun sequence genome, one window contains:
- the TAMALIN gene encoding protein TAMALIN isoform X2 has translation MTLRRLRRLRPKEEDAAAAAPERPGPADVYRALAAAGGTLPRVRKQGAGFRWASPSSSPEEHRRVVTLEKKAEETFGFEIQTYGLHHQDRNSVEMFTFVCRVHGGSPAEAAGLKAGDTITGVNGLNVEGVRHREIVEIIKSSGNVLRLDTLYGTSIRRAELEARLQYLKQTLYEKWGEYRSLMVQEQRLVRGVVAKDPSIYDTLESIRWCLQGEGGLPGGSPRASACGSDDSLYQTCLFADALDGDKAGDKDRDSGGPAPPPPRPRPTLARSASLKCSGGPGAAGRLWARAGDPGEGAAAPRKGRHSSFRRRLLKFIPGLNRALEEEESHL, from the exons ATGACCctgcggcggctgcggcggctcCGGCCGAAGGAGGAGgatgcggcggcggcggccccggagcgccccggccccgccgatGTCTACCGGGCGCTGGCGGCTGCCGGCGGCACCCTGCCCCGGGTGCGCAAG CAGGGCGCGGGGTTCAGGTGGGCGTCCCCGAGCTCGTCCCCAGAGGAGCACAG GAGGGTGGTGACACTGGAGAAGAAGGCAGAAGAGACCTTCGGCTTCGAGATCCAG ACCTACGGGCTGCACCACCAGGACAGGAACAGCGTGGAGATGTTCACCTTCGTGTGCCGGGTGCACGGCGGGAGCCCGGCCGAGGCGGCGGGACTCAAGGCCG GGGACACGATCACGGGGGTGAACGGGCTCAACGTGGAGGGCGTCCGGCACCGGGAGATCGTGGAGATCATCAAGAGCTCAGGCAACGTGCTCCG GCTCGACACGCTCTACGGGACGTCCATCCGGAGGGCTGAGCTGGAGGCCCGGCTGCAGTACCTGAAG CAAACACTCTACGAGAAGTGGGGGGAGTACCGCTCGCTGATGGTGCAGGAGCAGCGGCTGGTGCGGG GCGTGGTGGCCAAGGACCCCAGCATCTACGACACACTGGAGTCGATCCGCTGGTGCctgcagggtgagggggggctccccggcggctccccccgcgccAGCGCCTGCGGCAGCGACGACTCCCTCTACCAAACCTGCCTCTTCGCCGACGCGCTGGACggggacaaggctggggacaaggacagggacagCGGGGGGCCAGCACCCCCCCCACCTCGACCCCGGCCGACCCTGGCCCGCAGCGCCAGCCTCAAGTGcagcggggggccgggggccgcggggcgaCTGTGGGCCCGGGCCGGGgaccccggggagggggcggccgccccCCGTAAGGGCCGACACAGCAGCTTCCGCCGGCGGCTGCTCAAGTTCATCCCGGGACTGAAccgggcgctggaggaggaggagagtcaCCTCTAG
- the TAMALIN gene encoding protein TAMALIN isoform X3, with protein sequence MTLRRLRRLRPKEEDAAAAAPERPGPADVYRALAAAGGTLPRVRKGAGFRWASPSSSPEEHRRVVTLEKKAEETFGFEIQTYGLHHQDRNSVEMFTFVCRVHGGSPAEAAGLKAGDTITGVNGLNVEGVRHREIVEIIKSSGNVLRLDTLYGTSIRRAELEARLQYLKQTLYEKWGEYRSLMVQEQRLVRGVVAKDPSIYDTLESIRWCLQGEGGLPGGSPRASACGSDDSLYQTCLFADALDGDKAGDKDRDSGGPAPPPPRPRPTLARSASLKCSGGPGAAGRLWARAGDPGEGAAAPRKGRHSSFRRRLLKFIPGLNRALEEEESHL encoded by the exons ATGACCctgcggcggctgcggcggctcCGGCCGAAGGAGGAGgatgcggcggcggcggccccggagcgccccggccccgccgatGTCTACCGGGCGCTGGCGGCTGCCGGCGGCACCCTGCCCCGGGTGCGCAAG GGCGCGGGGTTCAGGTGGGCGTCCCCGAGCTCGTCCCCAGAGGAGCACAG GAGGGTGGTGACACTGGAGAAGAAGGCAGAAGAGACCTTCGGCTTCGAGATCCAG ACCTACGGGCTGCACCACCAGGACAGGAACAGCGTGGAGATGTTCACCTTCGTGTGCCGGGTGCACGGCGGGAGCCCGGCCGAGGCGGCGGGACTCAAGGCCG GGGACACGATCACGGGGGTGAACGGGCTCAACGTGGAGGGCGTCCGGCACCGGGAGATCGTGGAGATCATCAAGAGCTCAGGCAACGTGCTCCG GCTCGACACGCTCTACGGGACGTCCATCCGGAGGGCTGAGCTGGAGGCCCGGCTGCAGTACCTGAAG CAAACACTCTACGAGAAGTGGGGGGAGTACCGCTCGCTGATGGTGCAGGAGCAGCGGCTGGTGCGGG GCGTGGTGGCCAAGGACCCCAGCATCTACGACACACTGGAGTCGATCCGCTGGTGCctgcagggtgagggggggctccccggcggctccccccgcgccAGCGCCTGCGGCAGCGACGACTCCCTCTACCAAACCTGCCTCTTCGCCGACGCGCTGGACggggacaaggctggggacaaggacagggacagCGGGGGGCCAGCACCCCCCCCACCTCGACCCCGGCCGACCCTGGCCCGCAGCGCCAGCCTCAAGTGcagcggggggccgggggccgcggggcgaCTGTGGGCCCGGGCCGGGgaccccggggagggggcggccgccccCCGTAAGGGCCGACACAGCAGCTTCCGCCGGCGGCTGCTCAAGTTCATCCCGGGACTGAAccgggcgctggaggaggaggagagtcaCCTCTAG
- the TAMALIN gene encoding protein TAMALIN isoform X1, with amino-acid sequence MPGRPRGGGGGTHPPGGATGRWVQPGDGCSRVLVRCRLGAVLPGGFGADLMGHPVRAVPGGGGGVGGIPPLTTLPLQQGAGFRWASPSSSPEEHRRVVTLEKKAEETFGFEIQTYGLHHQDRNSVEMFTFVCRVHGGSPAEAAGLKAGDTITGVNGLNVEGVRHREIVEIIKSSGNVLRLDTLYGTSIRRAELEARLQYLKQTLYEKWGEYRSLMVQEQRLVRGVVAKDPSIYDTLESIRWCLQGEGGLPGGSPRASACGSDDSLYQTCLFADALDGDKAGDKDRDSGGPAPPPPRPRPTLARSASLKCSGGPGAAGRLWARAGDPGEGAAAPRKGRHSSFRRRLLKFIPGLNRALEEEESHL; translated from the exons AtgcccggccggccccggggtgggggggggggcacacacccCCCTGGGGGGGCCACGGGGCGATGGGTGCAGCCGGGCGATGGGTGCAGCCGGGTGCTGGTTCGGTGCCGGCTTGGCGCGGTGCTCCCCGGGGGGTTCGGCGCTGACCTGATGGGACACCCTGTTCGGGCTGTCCCCggagggggtggcggggtgggggggatcccCCCACTGACGACTCTTCCTCTGCAGCAGGGCGCGGGGTTCAGGTGGGCGTCCCCGAGCTCGTCCCCAGAGGAGCACAG GAGGGTGGTGACACTGGAGAAGAAGGCAGAAGAGACCTTCGGCTTCGAGATCCAG ACCTACGGGCTGCACCACCAGGACAGGAACAGCGTGGAGATGTTCACCTTCGTGTGCCGGGTGCACGGCGGGAGCCCGGCCGAGGCGGCGGGACTCAAGGCCG GGGACACGATCACGGGGGTGAACGGGCTCAACGTGGAGGGCGTCCGGCACCGGGAGATCGTGGAGATCATCAAGAGCTCAGGCAACGTGCTCCG GCTCGACACGCTCTACGGGACGTCCATCCGGAGGGCTGAGCTGGAGGCCCGGCTGCAGTACCTGAAG CAAACACTCTACGAGAAGTGGGGGGAGTACCGCTCGCTGATGGTGCAGGAGCAGCGGCTGGTGCGGG GCGTGGTGGCCAAGGACCCCAGCATCTACGACACACTGGAGTCGATCCGCTGGTGCctgcagggtgagggggggctccccggcggctccccccgcgccAGCGCCTGCGGCAGCGACGACTCCCTCTACCAAACCTGCCTCTTCGCCGACGCGCTGGACggggacaaggctggggacaaggacagggacagCGGGGGGCCAGCACCCCCCCCACCTCGACCCCGGCCGACCCTGGCCCGCAGCGCCAGCCTCAAGTGcagcggggggccgggggccgcggggcgaCTGTGGGCCCGGGCCGGGgaccccggggagggggcggccgccccCCGTAAGGGCCGACACAGCAGCTTCCGCCGGCGGCTGCTCAAGTTCATCCCGGGACTGAAccgggcgctggaggaggaggagagtcaCCTCTAG
- the NR4A1 gene encoding nuclear receptor subfamily 4immunitygroup A member 1: MPCIQAQYGTAGAGPCERCPAELLSPDGGRFPMEVAGADLAAAPALPSFSTFMEGYAGEFDAFLYQLPAGSQPTAAFKLEDFQVYGCYPGAFGGQPDETLSSSGSDCYGSPCSVPSPATPGFQPPQAAGWEGSFGAYSPPPNYEGGRPWAEPAKGGGSQPPFFAFGPPAHSPGGAAGTLKGQPGPSPRLDPRLLDTDAFALGQGSSGGFAGLPLAPPSPLLEGPALAPAKARSPGAGEGRCAVCGDNASCQHYGVRTCEGCKGFFKRTVQKNAKYICLANKDCPVDKRRRNRCQFCRFQKCLAVGMVKEVVRTDSLKGRRGRLPSKPKQPPDASPVSLITSLVRAHIDSVPSATKLDYSKFQESAPCQFEKEDSVDVQQFYDLLTGSMDVIRKWAEKIQGFAELPKEDQDLLLESAFLELFILRLAYRSKPEEGKLIFCNGVVLHRLQCVRGFGEWIDAILEFSQSLHRMSVDVPSFSCLAALVIITDRHGLKEPKRVEELQNRIVGCLKDHVAAAGAEPGRPGCLSKLLGKLPELRSLCTQGLQRIFYLKLEDLVPPPPIVDKIFMDTLPF, from the exons ATGCCCTGCATCCAGGCGCAGTACGGCACGGCGGGCGCTGGCCCCTGCGAGCGCTGCCCGGCCGAGCTGCTGAGCCCCGACGGTGGCCGCTTCCCCATGGAGGTGGCCGGAGCGGATctggcggccgcccccgccctgCCCAGCTTCAGCACCTTCATGGAGGGTTACGCCGGCGAGTTCGACGCCTTCCTCTACCAGCTGCCGGCCGGCAGCCAGCCCACCGCCGCCTTCAAGCTGGAGGACTTCCAGGTGTACGGCTGCTACCCCGGCGCCTTCGGCGGGCAGCCGGACGAGACCCTCTCCTCCAGCGGCTCGGACTGTTACGGCAGCCCCTGCTCCGTCCCCTCGCCCGCCACGCCGGGCTTCCAGCCGCCCCAGGCTGCGGGCTGGGAGGGCTCCTTCGGGGCTTACTCACCCCCCCCGAACTACGAGGGCGGGCGGCCCTGGGCTGAGCCAGCCAAGGGCGGTGGGTCGCAGCCCCCCTTCTTCGCCTTCGGCCCCCCAGCGCacagccccggcggggccgccgggaCCCTGAAGGGACAACCAGGACCCTCGCCCCGCCTGGACCCGCGGCTGCTGGACACAGACGCCTTCGCCCTGGGCCAAGGTTCCTCCGGGGGCTTCGCTGGGCTGCCCCTGGCCCCCCCCTCGCCGCTGCTGGAGGGGCCAGCGCTGGCCCCCGCCAAGGCgcgcagccccggggcgggcgaGGGCCGCTGCGCCGTCTGCGGGGACAACGCGTCCTGCCAGCACTACGGCGTGCGCACCTGCGAGGGCTGCAAGGGCTTCTTCAAG CGCACGGTGCAGAAGAACGCCAAGTACATCTGCCTGGCCAACAAGGACTGTCCCGTGGACAAGCGGCGGAGGAACCGCTGCCAGTTCTGCCGCTTCCAGAAGTGCCTGGCCGTCGGCATGGTCAAAGAAG TGGTCCGGACCGACAGCCTGaaggggcggcggggccggctgccCTCCAAGCCCAAGCAGCCGCCGGACGCATCCCCCGTCAGCCTCATCACCTCCCTGGTGCGGGCGCACATCGACTCCGTCCCCAGTGCCACCAAGCTCGACTACTCCAAG TTCCAGGAGTCGGCGCCGTGCCAGTTCGAGAAGGAGGATTCGGTGGACGTGCAGCAGTTTTACGACCTGCTCACCGGCTCCATGGACGTCATCCGCAAGTGGGCTGAGAAGATCCAGGGCTTCGCCGAGCTGCCCAAGGAGGACCAGGACCTGCTGCTGGAATCAGCCTTCCTCGAGCTCTTCATCCTGCGCCTGGCGTACCG CTCCAAGCCGGAGGAAGGGAAACTCATCTTCTGCAACGGGGTGGTGCTGCACCGCCTGCAGTGCGTGCGGGGCTTCGGCGAGTGGATCGACGCCATCCTCGAGTTCTCGCAGAGCCTGCACCGCATGAGCGTCGACgtcccctccttctcctgccttgCCGCCCTCGTCATCATCACAG ACCGCCACGGGCTGAAGGAGCCGAAGCgggtggaggagctgcagaacCGCATCGTGGGCTGCCTGAAGGACCACgtggccgcggcgggggccgagCCGGGCCGTCCCGGCTGCCTCTCCAAGCTGCTGGGCAAACTGCCCGAGCTGCGCAGCCTCTGCACCCAGGGCCTCCAGCGCATCTTCTACCTGAAGCTAGAGGACCTGGTGCCCCCCCCGCCCATCGTCGACAAGATCTTCATGGACACGCTGCCCTTCTGA
- the ATG101 gene encoding autophagy-related protein 101 isoform X3 codes for MVGPGRICRCARPRATPAMNCRAEVLEVSVEGRQVEEAMLAVLHTVLLHRSTGKFHYKKEGTYSIGTVGTQDVDCDFIDFAYVRVSSEELDRALRKAVGEFKDALRNSGSDGMGQISLEFYQKKKSRWPFPDECIPWELWTIKVNVVNLANEQERQICREKVGEKLCEKIINIVEVMNRHEYLPKMPTQSEVDNVFDTSLKDVQPYLYKISYQITDSLGTSVTTTMRRLIKDTLAL; via the exons ATGGTCGGGCCCGGGCG GATCTGTCGTTGTGCCCGCCCCAGAGCCACCCCCGCCATGAACTGCCGCGCGGAGGTGCTGGAGGTGTCGGTGGAGGGGCGGCAGGTGGAGGAGGCCATGCTGGCGGTGCTCCACACCGTCCTGCTGCACCGCAGCACCGGCAAGTTCCACTACAAGAAGGAGGGCACCTACTCCATCGGCACCGTGGGCACCCAGGACGTGGACTGCGACTTCATCGACTTCGCCTACGTCCGCGTCTCCTCCGAGGAGCTGGACCGGGCCCTCCGTAAGGCCGTGGGGGAGTTCAAG GACGCGTTGCGCAACTCGGGCAGCGACGGGATGGGGCAGATCTCCCTGGAGTTCTACCAGAAGAAGAAATCGCGCTGGCCCTTCCCGGATGAGTGCATCCCCTGGGAGCTGTGGACCATCAAGGTGAACGTGGTGAACCTGGCTAACGAGCAGGAGCGGCAGATCTGCCGGGAGAAGGTGGGCGAGAAGCTTTGCGAGAAGATCATCAACATCGTGGAGGTGATGAACCGCCACGAGTACCTGCCCAAGATGCCCACCCAGTCGGAGGTGGACAACGTCTTCGACACCAGCCTGAAGGACGTGCAGCCTTACCTGTACAAAATCTCCTACCAGATCACGGACTCCCTGGGCACCTCGGTCACCACCACCATGCGCCGGCTCATCAAGGACACGCTGGCTCTGTAG
- the ATG101 gene encoding autophagy-related protein 101 isoform X2, translating into MVGPGRICRCARPRATPAMNCRAEVLEVSVEGRQVEEAMLAVLHTVLLHRSTGKFHYKKEGTYSIGTVGTQDVDCDFIDFAYVRVSSEELDRALRKAVGEFKDALRNSGSDGMGQISLEFYQKKKSRWPFPDECIPWELWTIKVNVVNLANEQERQICREKVGEKLCEKIINIVEITDSLGTSVTTTMRRLIKDTLAL; encoded by the exons ATGGTCGGGCCCGGGCG GATCTGTCGTTGTGCCCGCCCCAGAGCCACCCCCGCCATGAACTGCCGCGCGGAGGTGCTGGAGGTGTCGGTGGAGGGGCGGCAGGTGGAGGAGGCCATGCTGGCGGTGCTCCACACCGTCCTGCTGCACCGCAGCACCGGCAAGTTCCACTACAAGAAGGAGGGCACCTACTCCATCGGCACCGTGGGCACCCAGGACGTGGACTGCGACTTCATCGACTTCGCCTACGTCCGCGTCTCCTCCGAGGAGCTGGACCGGGCCCTCCGTAAGGCCGTGGGGGAGTTCAAG GACGCGTTGCGCAACTCGGGCAGCGACGGGATGGGGCAGATCTCCCTGGAGTTCTACCAGAAGAAGAAATCGCGCTGGCCCTTCCCGGATGAGTGCATCCCCTGGGAGCTGTGGACCATCAAGGTGAACGTGGTGAACCTGGCTAACGAGCAGGAGCGGCAGATCTGCCGGGAGAAGGTGGGCGAGAAGCTTTGCGAGAAGATCATCAACATCGTGGAG ATCACGGACTCCCTGGGCACCTCGGTCACCACCACCATGCGCCGGCTCATCAAGGACACGCTGGCTCTGTAG
- the ATG101 gene encoding autophagy-related protein 101 isoform X1, whose product MNCRAEVLEVSVEGRQVEEAMLAVLHTVLLHRSTGKFHYKKEGTYSIGTVGTQDVDCDFIDFAYVRVSSEELDRALRKAVGEFKDALRNSGSDGMGQISLEFYQKKKSRWPFPDECIPWELWTIKVNVVNLANEQERQICREKVGEKLCEKIINIVEVMNRHEYLPKMPTQSEVDNVFDTSLKDVQPYLYKISYQITDSLGTSVTTTMRRLIKDTLAL is encoded by the exons ATGAACTGCCGCGCGGAGGTGCTGGAGGTGTCGGTGGAGGGGCGGCAGGTGGAGGAGGCCATGCTGGCGGTGCTCCACACCGTCCTGCTGCACCGCAGCACCGGCAAGTTCCACTACAAGAAGGAGGGCACCTACTCCATCGGCACCGTGGGCACCCAGGACGTGGACTGCGACTTCATCGACTTCGCCTACGTCCGCGTCTCCTCCGAGGAGCTGGACCGGGCCCTCCGTAAGGCCGTGGGGGAGTTCAAG GACGCGTTGCGCAACTCGGGCAGCGACGGGATGGGGCAGATCTCCCTGGAGTTCTACCAGAAGAAGAAATCGCGCTGGCCCTTCCCGGATGAGTGCATCCCCTGGGAGCTGTGGACCATCAAGGTGAACGTGGTGAACCTGGCTAACGAGCAGGAGCGGCAGATCTGCCGGGAGAAGGTGGGCGAGAAGCTTTGCGAGAAGATCATCAACATCGTGGAGGTGATGAACCGCCACGAGTACCTGCCCAAGATGCCCACCCAGTCGGAGGTGGACAACGTCTTCGACACCAGCCTGAAGGACGTGCAGCCTTACCTGTACAAAATCTCCTACCAGATCACGGACTCCCTGGGCACCTCGGTCACCACCACCATGCGCCGGCTCATCAAGGACACGCTGGCTCTGTAG